From a region of the Phaseolus vulgaris cultivar G19833 chromosome 6, P. vulgaris v2.0, whole genome shotgun sequence genome:
- the LOC137833407 gene encoding uncharacterized protein yields MQLEQGNHSVTEYATRFKHLARFYTQTMTEAWRCRKFEFGLKQEHKEVVIAMSNRDFPAVVEKGKVVESLKSSSGLAKPQVGGPSKSMSKYEDRKKPYFRPQSYSSGKPNSQSPHSFKCFRCSGPHVIRFCPHLVSNVTSDRCHRYGHATKDYHVQLRARNSGGVQKVQQNNNKKSVAADKVFAISGPKASQSDSLVRDGQRYTINMICIPLKDLEVILGMDWLSTNHILIDCGRKKLLFPKLEEMQVISAQQFEREIKEGPKCFVLLVCSIVTDKVQKDMFVVQEFIDVFSGEIPGLPPKREIKFTLDLIPGAGLMSISLCQMAPTELAELKKQLEDLLEKQFI; encoded by the exons atGCAGCTGGAACAAGGAAATCATTCAGTCACTGAGtatgctactaggttcaaacacctagctagattctacacccagaccatgactgaggcttggagatgtagaaaatttgagtttgggttgaAGCAAGAGCATAAAGAAGTGGTGATTGCTATGTCCAATAGAGATTTCCCTGCTGTGGTGGAGAAAGGAAAagtagtggagagtttgaaaaGCAGTAGCGGACTTGCTAAGCCTCAAGTGGGAGGACCTTCTAAAAGCATGTctaaatatgaagatagaaagaaacctTATTTCAGACCTCAATCTTATAGCAGTGGAAAACCCAATTCTCAATCGCCACATAGTTTCAAATGTTTTAGATGCAGTGGGCCACATGTTATTAGATTTTGCCCTCATCTAGTGTCAAATGTGACATCTGATAGATGTCATAGGTATGGTCATGCAACAAAAGACTATCATGTCCAATTGAGAGCTCGAAATTCTGGAGGAGTGCAAAAAGTACAacagaataataataaaaaatccgTAGCAGCTGACAAAGTTTTTGCCATTAGTGGACCTAAAGCTTCGCAGTCTGATagccttgttagag ATGGGCAGAGATACACgatcaacatgatttgtatacctctaaaggatttggaggttatattgggaatggattggttgtctactaatcatatccttatagattgTGGTCGGAAGAAGTTACTTTTCCCTAAATTAGAAGAAATGCAGGTTATTTCAGCTCAAcagtttgagagagagataaaagaaGGTCCAAAATGTTTTGTGCTCTTGGTTTGTTCTATAGTTACagataaagtacaaaaagatatgtttgtagTTCAGGAGTTTATTGATGTATTTTCTGGTGAGATTCCTggacttccacctaaaagagagataAAGTTTACATTAGACTTGATTCCTGGAGCAGGCCTTATGTCAATTTCTCTGTGCCAAATGGCACCGACAGAGTTAgctgaattgaagaaacaactagaagacctattggagaaacaattcatttga